From a single Eleginops maclovinus isolate JMC-PN-2008 ecotype Puerto Natales chromosome 2, JC_Emac_rtc_rv5, whole genome shotgun sequence genomic region:
- the cotl1 gene encoding coactosin-like protein: MATQIDKEACREAYNQVRDDNTDTSWAVFKYEGSMILPGGTGTDYEDFKSLCTDDARLFAFVRITTGDAMSKRAKFTLITWIGENISGLQRAKISTDKALVKEIVQNFAKEFMFSDPRELDADNIRSELKKAGGANYDAQAE; this comes from the exons ATGGCAACCCAGATCGATAAAGAGGCTTGCAGAGAGGCTTACAACCAAGTCAGAGACGATAACACGGACACTAGCTG GGCTGTGTTTAAATATGAGGGCTCCATGATCCTGCCTGGAGGAACAGGGACGGACTATGAGGACTTCAAGAGTTTGTGCACAG ATGACGCTCGTCTGTTCGCCTTCGTCCGGATCACGACGGGAGACGCCATGAGCAAACGGGCCAAGTTCACCCTCATCACCTGGATCGGGGAGAACATCAGCGGGCTGCAGCGCGCCAAGATCAGCACCGACAAGGCGCTGGTCAAAGAGATTGTGCAG aacTTTGCCAAGGAGTTCATGTTCAGCGATCCCAGGGAACTGGACGCAGACAACATCCGCTCAGAGCTGAAGAAGGCCGGTGGAGCCAACTACGACGCTCAAGCCGAGTAG